From the Fusobacterium ulcerans ATCC 49185 genome, the window CTTCATCTTCACATAGAATATCAATAGATGAATAAAAATCCCTTAACTTCATATTCAACATACTATAAGCAATATTTATATCCATTGTCAGATAATTATATTTCATCCTTTTAACTCCTTTTTAAGTGTTCTCAATATTTCATTTCTATCT encodes:
- a CDS encoding DUF4250 domain-containing protein, which produces MKYNYLTMDINIAYSMLNMKLRDFYSSIDILCEDEEVDKEALISHFKDNRFIYNNSTNQFTNM